One region of Oryza sativa Japonica Group chromosome 10, ASM3414082v1 genomic DNA includes:
- the LOC4349196 gene encoding probable glutathione S-transferase GSTU6 — translation MAGHDELKLLGHWSSAYVTRVKLALHLKGVSYEYVEEDLRNKSDLLLASNPVHKTVPVLIHNGNPIRESQIIVQYIDEVFSGAGDSILPADPYERAVARFWAAYIDDKLLAPWKKVFRAKTEEERAAWMKQMFVAVDVLEGGLKECSKGKGCFFGGDSVGYVDVVLGGAVSFVHANDMITGGKLFDAARTPLLAAWLERFGELDAAKAVLQDVDRAVEHTKVRYARNAATAAND, via the exons ATGGCCGGACACGACGAGCTGAAGCTGCTCGGCCACTGGTCGAGCGCCTACGTCACCAGAGTGAAGCTCGCGCTCCACCTCAAGGGCGTGAGCTACGAGTACGTCGAGGAGGATCTCCGCAACAAGAGCGACCTCTTGCTCGCCTCCAACCCGGTGCACAAGACGGTGCCCGTGCTCATCCACAACGGGAACCCCATCCGCGAGTCGCAGATCATCGTGCAGTACATCGACGAggtcttctccggcgccggcgactccATCCTCCCCGCCGACCCATATGAACGCGCCGTTGCTCGCTTCTGGGCCGCATACATCGACGACAAG CTACTGGCGCCATGGAAGAAGGTATTCAGGGCcaagacggaggaggagagggccgcGTGGATGAAGCAGATGTTCGTCGCGGTGGACGTTCTGGAGGGAGGCCTGAAGGAGTGCTCCAAGGGGAAGGGATGCTTCTTCGGCGGCGACAGCGTCGGGTACGTCGACGTCGTGCTGGGGGGTGCCGTCTCCTTCGTGCACGCCAACGACATGATCACCGGTGGAAAGCTCTTCGACGCTGCGAGGACGCCGCTGCTGGCGGCGTGGTTGGAGCGCTTCggcgagctcgacgccgccaagGCGGTGCTGCAGGACGTCGACAGGGCGGTGGAGCACACCAAGGTGCGGTACGCACGgaatgccgccaccgccgcaaacGACTGA
- the LOC4349197 gene encoding probable glutathione S-transferase GSTU6 → MAAEGELKLLGTWASPYVSRVKLALHLKGLSYEYVVEEDHFNNKSELLLSSNPVHKKVPVMIHNGKPICESLIIMEYLDEAFPDTAAPLLPADLHDRAVARFWAAYIDDKLVPSWKQAFSGKTGEEKAEGMRHMLAAVDALEAAMEWSYKGKPFFGGDAVGFLDVALGGLLSWLHGTEELCGAKILDAAKTPLLSAWARRFGEMDAAKVALPDVCKLVEFAKMKRVQLEAAMAATTVSRN, encoded by the exons ATGGCCGCAGAAGGTGAGCTGAAGCTGCTGGGAACATGGGCGAGCCCCTACGTCTCCAGAGTGAAGCTCGCCCTCCACCTCAAGGGCCTGAGCTACGAGTACGTCGTCGAGGAGGATCACTTCAACAACAAGAGCGAGCTCCTCCTCAGCTCCAACCCGGTGCACAAGAAGGTCCCCGTGATGATCCACAACGGCAAGCCCATCTGCGAGTCGCTGATCATCATGGAGTACCTCGACGAGGCTTTCCCCGACACCGCCGCACCTCTCCTCCCCGCCGACCTGCACGACCGCGCCGTCGCTCGCTTCTGGGCCGCCTACATTGACGACAAG CTAGTGCCCTCGTGGAAGCAGGCGTTCAGCGGAAAGACGGGTGAGGAGAAGGCAGAGGGGATGCGTCATATGCTCGCGGCGGTGGATGCGCTGGAGGCGGCGATGGAGTGGTCCTACAAGGGGAAGCCCTTcttcggcggcgacgccgtcggGTTCCTGGACGTCGCGCTGGGGGGCTTGCTCTCCTGGTTGCACGGGACAGAGGAGCTGTGTGGCGCCAAGATCTTGGACGCCGCCAAGACCCCGCTCCTgtcggcgtgggcgcggcgctTCGGCGAGATGGACGCCGCCAAGGTGGCTTTGCCGGACGTCTGCAAGCTGGTCGAGTTTGCCAAGATGAAGCGTGTTCAGCTGGAGGCTGCAATGGCAGCTACAACAGTTTCCCGCAACTGA